The Clostridium sporogenes genome contains a region encoding:
- a CDS encoding ABC transporter permease has product MKKYCEIFKKCSVIGKLSFLVTLVFISIAILCPLLCKYPYNIPSASSLIPPSIEHILGTDDLGIDLWSQICYGGRISITLGISTAVLAGTFGSFVGIISGYYGGLVDKFLMRFTDLMLVLPQLPVMIVLAAFFGPNSKNVIIVLSIFSWVGPARIIRSKVISIRDENYIEFAKSCGASFFHILRKHILPQIFPLVSISMVKIISKAIIAESSLSFLGLGDPVSKSWGMILNHAIDFDGIYFTNYWKWWIAAPLLSIIILVLSFAFIGKEIENF; this is encoded by the coding sequence ATGAAGAAGTATTGTGAAATTTTTAAAAAATGTTCTGTTATAGGTAAATTATCCTTTTTAGTTACACTTGTTTTTATAAGTATAGCTATTTTATGTCCCCTGTTATGTAAGTATCCTTATAATATTCCCAGTGCCAGTTCTCTAATTCCTCCCTCTATAGAGCATATTTTGGGCACAGATGACTTAGGTATAGATCTATGGTCACAAATTTGTTATGGAGGAAGAATAAGTATAACTTTAGGTATATCTACAGCTGTTTTAGCTGGTACTTTTGGTAGTTTTGTAGGAATAATTTCAGGTTATTATGGAGGATTAGTTGATAAATTTTTAATGAGATTTACAGATTTAATGTTAGTATTACCACAGCTTCCTGTTATGATAGTTCTTGCTGCTTTTTTTGGACCTAACTCAAAAAATGTAATAATAGTATTAAGTATATTTTCTTGGGTAGGACCTGCTAGAATAATAAGATCTAAAGTTATATCTATAAGAGATGAAAACTATATAGAATTCGCTAAAAGTTGTGGGGCAAGCTTTTTTCATATATTAAGAAAGCACATATTACCTCAGATTTTCCCCTTAGTGAGCATTAGTATGGTAAAAATAATAAGTAAAGCAATAATAGCAGAATCTTCCTTATCTTTTTTAGGATTAGGAGATCCTGTTTCTAAAAGTTGGGGAATGATTTTAAATCATGCCATAGATTTTGATGGTATATATTTTACAAATTATTGGAAATGGTGGATTGCAGCACCTTTACTTTCTATTATTATTTTGGTACTATCCTTTGCTTTTATAGGAAAAGAGATAGAAAATTTTTAA
- a CDS encoding ABC transporter ATP-binding protein, with translation MEDLLTVRDLSVYYENEKLYKAVDNVSFTLKTGENIGVIGESGSGKTSIAMAIMGLLKANSKVQGEIIYKDKNILKLKDEEKDGYRWDKIALVFQNSLEVLNPVLNIKEQILETIYKHSHIDRKEALNKVKNLLKMIRLSEDIGEEYAHNLSGGMRQKVLIAMALACDPEVLIVDEPTSALDNISKNEVIKLLKALQNKNNMTMIVISHDLYVIDKLTTKLEVMYKGNLLEEGYTKEIINNPMHTYTRGIINSSIEINPFGDLWGIPNEEASEEKGCAFYGRCVQRGILCREKKPNLSEISDRRKICCNKGGIVNLLTAHSLKKIYRTKYKKVSAVNYCDINIRSGEIVSLIGGSGSGKSTLANILSGILKPDEGQVYFNDEKLEGNKFTSRKFGIQIIFQDPMSAINNSFTIMEAIREPLDIIKDGSVEERNNKALQVLKKVQLSTEKSFVNKKCNELSGGQRQRVSIARALIMEPTLLIADEISSMLDPSTKANILRLLKQLQNVNGFSMLYITHDINLAKKISDKILVMNKGEIVEAGSVLEVLNNPKNICTKRLIC, from the coding sequence TTGGAAGACTTGTTAACAGTAAGAGATTTATCTGTTTATTATGAAAATGAAAAGTTATATAAAGCAGTAGATAATGTTTCCTTTACATTAAAAACAGGAGAAAACATAGGAGTTATCGGAGAATCTGGTAGCGGTAAAACATCTATAGCTATGGCTATAATGGGACTTTTAAAAGCAAATTCTAAAGTACAGGGTGAGATTATATACAAAGATAAAAATATACTTAAGTTAAAAGATGAAGAAAAAGATGGATATAGATGGGATAAAATAGCTCTAGTTTTTCAAAATAGTTTAGAAGTATTAAATCCAGTTTTAAATATAAAGGAACAAATATTAGAAACTATTTATAAGCATTCACATATTGATAGAAAAGAAGCTTTAAATAAAGTAAAAAATCTATTGAAAATGATAAGATTAAGTGAAGATATAGGAGAAGAATATGCTCATAATTTATCCGGGGGAATGAGACAAAAAGTTCTTATAGCTATGGCATTAGCTTGTGATCCAGAAGTTTTAATAGTAGATGAACCTACTAGTGCTTTAGATAACATAAGTAAAAATGAAGTAATAAAGCTTTTAAAAGCATTGCAAAATAAAAATAATATGACAATGATAGTAATATCTCATGATTTATATGTTATAGATAAATTAACAACGAAATTAGAGGTTATGTATAAGGGAAACCTATTGGAAGAGGGATATACAAAGGAAATAATAAATAATCCTATGCATACTTATACTAGAGGTATAATAAATTCTTCTATAGAAATAAATCCTTTTGGAGATTTATGGGGAATACCTAATGAGGAAGCTTCGGAAGAAAAAGGATGCGCTTTTTATGGTAGATGTGTTCAAAGAGGTATTTTGTGTAGAGAAAAAAAGCCTAACCTATCTGAAATATCAGATAGGAGAAAGATATGCTGTAATAAAGGTGGAATAGTAAATTTACTTACAGCACATTCATTAAAAAAGATTTATAGAACTAAATATAAAAAAGTTTCCGCGGTAAATTATTGTGATATAAACATAAGAAGTGGTGAAATAGTATCTTTAATAGGTGGATCTGGTTCTGGTAAAAGTACTTTAGCAAACATACTATCTGGAATATTAAAGCCAGATGAAGGTCAGGTATATTTTAATGATGAAAAGTTAGAAGGTAATAAATTTACTTCAAGAAAATTTGGTATACAAATTATATTCCAAGATCCTATGTCTGCTATCAATAATTCCTTTACTATAATGGAGGCTATAAGAGAACCTTTGGATATAATAAAAGATGGATCAGTTGAAGAGCGAAATAATAAAGCTTTACAAGTTTTAAAGAAGGTACAATTATCTACAGAAAAATCCTTTGTAAATAAAAAATGTAATGAATTAAGTGGAGGGCAAAGACAAAGGGTATCAATAGCAAGGGCACTTATAATGGAACCTACTCTTTTAATAGCAGATGAAATAAGTTCTATGTTAGATCCATCCACTAAGGCTAATATATTAAGACTATTAAAGCAATTGCAAAACGTAAATGGATTTTCTATGCTTTATATAACCCATGATATAAATTTAGCTAAGAAAATTTCAGATAAAATATTAGTTATGAATAAGGGCGAAATTGTAGAAGCTGGTTCCGTTTTGGAGGTTTTAAATAATCCTAAAAATATTTGTACTAAAAGATTAATATGTTAA
- a CDS encoding 3'-5' exonuclease, protein MKKIFIDTETTGLEPGEIIQLTYCVCDINSKGEERVSFSKNFFFDVDYIEESAEAIHGFSVEKLKILSNGKKFKDLASEISFDLKDGIFIAHNVNFDRKFVTAEFNRLDDINWIPKEFFCTMEYFKPIVKATTRTGKLKKPRLEETIDFLNIDKKVVLKGAKKLFNCDDVGFHDARYDVAALVSCYYRAKKLGYS, encoded by the coding sequence ATGAAAAAAATTTTTATAGATACAGAAACTACAGGTTTAGAACCTGGTGAAATTATACAACTTACTTATTGTGTTTGTGATATAAACTCAAAGGGAGAGGAAAGGGTTTCCTTTTCTAAAAACTTCTTTTTTGATGTAGATTATATTGAAGAGTCTGCGGAAGCTATTCATGGTTTTAGTGTAGAAAAATTAAAAATTTTATCTAATGGTAAAAAATTTAAAGATTTAGCTTCAGAAATTAGCTTTGATTTAAAGGATGGAATATTTATAGCTCATAATGTTAATTTTGATAGGAAATTTGTTACTGCTGAATTTAATAGATTAGATGATATAAATTGGATTCCTAAAGAATTCTTTTGTACCATGGAATATTTTAAACCTATTGTTAAAGCAACCACTAGAACGGGTAAGCTAAAAAAACCTAGACTAGAAGAAACTATTGATTTTTTAAACATAGATAAAAAAGTAGTTCTAAAGGGAGCTAAAAAACTTTTTAATTGTGATGATGTTGGATTTCATGATGCTAGATATGATGTAGCGGCCCTTGTATCTTGTTATTATAGAGCAAAAAAATTAGGATACTCTTAG
- a CDS encoding DUF1002 domain-containing protein: MKCKTVISKLLVLVFTFSLIISASSANKVYADAFKVVTLGADLTNEQKEEMLKYFGVTRKEANVMEVNKEEEDKYLAGVATRKQIGTKSISCAYVEPTDKGGLNISTHNIYWVTESMIRNALITAGVENANVKVGSPFNVSGTAALTGILKGFESSKGGKKIDEEKKKVANEEMVVTGNLGEKIGQDEAANLINEVKKEVVKEKPKTEKEIKNIVKDATNKYDYKLSDEDMQKITALMDKINGLDLDFKQIKDQLNQVSNKLKDVVTSEEAKGFFGKIWKGIRDFFDNIFGTDKEEKTTSFNLTKVGDINYNNLRI, translated from the coding sequence ATGAAATGTAAAACAGTGATTAGTAAATTATTAGTTTTAGTGTTTACTTTTTCTTTAATAATATCTGCTTCTTCAGCTAATAAAGTTTATGCAGATGCTTTTAAAGTTGTCACATTAGGGGCAGATTTAACTAATGAACAAAAGGAAGAAATGCTTAAATATTTTGGAGTAACTAGAAAAGAAGCTAATGTAATGGAAGTTAACAAAGAAGAGGAAGATAAGTATTTAGCTGGAGTGGCTACAAGAAAACAAATAGGAACCAAATCTATATCTTGTGCCTATGTGGAACCTACAGACAAAGGTGGATTAAACATATCTACCCATAATATATATTGGGTTACTGAGAGTATGATTAGAAATGCTTTAATAACAGCAGGAGTAGAAAATGCCAATGTTAAAGTAGGATCACCTTTTAACGTATCTGGTACAGCGGCTCTTACAGGTATATTGAAGGGCTTTGAAAGTAGTAAAGGCGGTAAAAAAATAGATGAAGAGAAGAAGAAAGTAGCCAACGAAGAAATGGTGGTTACTGGTAACCTAGGAGAAAAAATAGGACAAGATGAAGCAGCTAACTTAATAAATGAAGTTAAAAAAGAAGTCGTTAAAGAAAAACCAAAAACAGAAAAAGAAATAAAAAATATAGTAAAAGATGCAACTAATAAGTATGACTATAAATTAAGTGATGAAGACATGCAAAAAATAACAGCTTTAATGGATAAGATAAATGGATTAGATTTAGATTTTAAACAAATAAAAGATCAGCTAAATCAGGTTAGCAATAAATTAAAAGACGTTGTAACGAGTGAAGAAGCAAAAGGTTTCTTTGGAAAGATATGGAAAGGGATTAGGGATTTCTTCGATAATATTTTTGGTACTGATAAAGAAGAAAAAACTACATCTTTTAACTTAACAAAAGTTGGAGATATAAATTACAATAATTTAAGAATATAA
- a CDS encoding ArsR/SmtB family transcription factor, whose product MEKEVKVLKALAHPIRLKIIKKLSHGELCVCKLSEDVEFTQSNLSQHLRILKDAEILKARKEGMWTYYSITNNKILDIISMIENLK is encoded by the coding sequence ATGGAAAAAGAAGTTAAAGTTCTTAAGGCATTAGCTCACCCTATAAGATTAAAAATAATAAAAAAATTATCTCATGGCGAGCTTTGTGTTTGTAAATTAAGCGAAGATGTAGAGTTTACTCAATCTAACCTATCTCAACATCTTAGAATATTAAAAGATGCAGAAATTTTAAAAGCTAGAAAAGAAGGTATGTGGACTTATTATAGTATTACCAATAATAAAATCTTAGATATTATATCTATGATTGAAAATTTAAAATAA
- a CDS encoding class I SAM-dependent methyltransferase, with the protein MKNLTNKFYGQFRRPKGIIGKFIAKSMNKEHFEVTTWGLEKLKAREEDVVLDIGCGGGRTVNRLSNKVTKGKVFGMDYSLDCVNFSKKYNKDLIEKDKVEIIHGSVDRMPFEDNKFHNITAVETTYFWPNLLDSFKEVRRVLKPSGKFIIVNASYTSEKFKERNEEYLRKVPGMKIYSVDYIKSLLEKAGYKNIRIETLEEKNWLCVIGEK; encoded by the coding sequence ATGAAAAATTTAACAAATAAATTTTATGGACAATTTAGAAGACCTAAAGGAATAATAGGTAAATTTATTGCAAAAAGTATGAATAAAGAACACTTTGAAGTAACTACTTGGGGACTAGAGAAATTGAAAGCAAGAGAAGAGGACGTTGTATTAGATATAGGCTGTGGAGGAGGAAGAACTGTAAATAGACTTTCTAATAAAGTTACAAAAGGCAAGGTTTTTGGTATGGATTATTCCTTGGATTGTGTGAATTTTTCTAAAAAATATAACAAGGATTTAATAGAAAAGGATAAAGTAGAGATTATCCATGGTAGTGTAGATAGAATGCCCTTTGAAGATAATAAATTTCATAATATAACTGCAGTGGAAACTACATATTTTTGGCCAAACCTATTGGATAGTTTTAAAGAGGTAAGAAGAGTATTAAAACCTTCAGGAAAGTTTATTATAGTAAATGCTAGCTATACTAGCGAGAAATTTAAAGAAAGGAATGAGGAATATCTAAGAAAAGTACCAGGTATGAAAATATACAGTGTAGATTATATAAAAAGCTTATTAGAAAAAGCAGGTTATAAGAATATACGCATAGAAACTTTAGAAGAGAAAAATTGGTTATGTGTTATAGGAGAAAAATAG
- the hsp18 gene encoding heat shock protein Hsp18, with the protein MFDMIPFRKNNLNKKDEFFSPFFNNFFNDEFFSLMNNLQGNFKVDLKETDEDYLVEADLPGVKKEDITVKFQNNYLTISAKRDSSIENKKENFVRQERYYGEFNRSFYINNIDENNIDASFKDGVLKINLPKLDKENSNEKRIDIH; encoded by the coding sequence ATGTTTGATATGATACCTTTTAGGAAAAATAATTTAAATAAAAAAGATGAATTCTTTTCACCATTTTTCAATAATTTCTTTAATGATGAGTTCTTTTCACTAATGAACAATTTACAGGGCAACTTTAAAGTAGATTTAAAAGAAACTGATGAAGATTATTTAGTAGAAGCAGATTTACCTGGTGTAAAGAAAGAAGACATAACAGTAAAATTTCAAAATAATTACCTTACAATTAGTGCAAAAAGAGATTCTTCTATAGAAAACAAAAAAGAAAATTTTGTTAGACAAGAAAGATATTATGGAGAATTCAATAGAAGTTTCTATATAAATAATATAGATGAAAATAATATAGATGCTTCCTTTAAGGATGGTGTTCTAAAAATTAATTTACCTAAATTAGATAAAGAAAATTCTAATGAAAAAAGAATTGATATTCACTAA
- a CDS encoding MFS transporter, whose protein sequence is MKKNVFSKKELMFICTLGFALGMRQMAMTMVVPFISVYSKTLTYSTPVLAGIALGVFGLMQAFFQIPFGVLSDKFGNKKVILIGLMQVIIGLLLAYFAKNIYLLIIARALQGSGAIIAVGYSWISSNVYYDRRTRAISIVGIILGFAATASFALGPIIHKYVSVNNMFLYCALLILLSWIIILVFLKEKESYKEKFYDEKESNYKRECFENNIDTKEVFHILLRNNVFVKLNIAGFFNNFIMAAIFFAIPQYLENITGIDGMWKIFMPSVLIAIAFMAWSVRFSEKGYGIKLIIISFAITALGMIFYFNKSSFTFILVGTILFMTGYICICTLVPSLANEIAEESYRGTANGIVNSFQYIGSFVGSIIMAALWVNYEKIAFILLIIVCILGIIMLKCCN, encoded by the coding sequence ATGAAAAAGAATGTATTTTCAAAAAAAGAATTAATGTTTATATGTACACTAGGATTTGCTTTAGGTATGAGGCAAATGGCTATGACAATGGTTGTGCCATTTATATCTGTTTATAGTAAAACTTTGACTTACAGTACTCCCGTATTGGCTGGGATAGCATTAGGTGTATTTGGTCTTATGCAAGCTTTTTTTCAGATACCTTTTGGTGTTTTAAGTGATAAGTTTGGAAATAAAAAAGTTATTCTAATAGGACTTATGCAGGTGATTATAGGATTATTATTAGCTTATTTTGCAAAAAACATTTATTTATTAATAATTGCTAGAGCTTTGCAAGGAAGTGGTGCTATAATTGCAGTAGGTTATTCTTGGATTTCTAGTAATGTGTATTATGATAGGCGAACAAGGGCTATAAGTATAGTTGGAATTATATTAGGTTTTGCAGCTACAGCTTCCTTTGCTTTAGGACCTATAATACATAAATATGTATCTGTAAATAACATGTTTTTATATTGTGCTTTGTTAATATTACTTAGTTGGATTATAATATTGGTATTTTTAAAAGAGAAAGAATCTTATAAAGAGAAATTTTACGATGAAAAAGAAAGCAATTATAAGAGAGAATGTTTTGAAAATAATATTGATACTAAAGAAGTATTTCATATTTTATTAAGAAATAATGTATTTGTAAAATTAAATATAGCAGGATTTTTTAATAATTTTATAATGGCAGCAATCTTTTTTGCTATACCACAGTATTTAGAAAATATTACGGGCATTGATGGTATGTGGAAAATATTCATGCCTTCAGTACTTATAGCAATAGCTTTTATGGCATGGTCTGTAAGATTTTCAGAAAAGGGATATGGAATAAAATTAATAATTATATCTTTTGCTATTACTGCTTTAGGAATGATTTTTTATTTTAATAAAAGTTCATTTACATTTATATTAGTAGGAACCATATTATTTATGACAGGATATATATGTATATGTACATTAGTACCATCCCTTGCCAATGAAATAGCAGAGGAAAGCTATAGGGGGACAGCTAATGGTATAGTTAATAGTTTTCAATATATAGGGTCTTTTGTGGGCTCAATTATCATGGCAGCTCTATGGGTAAATTATGAAAAAATAGCATTTATTTTACTTATAATAGTTTGTATTCTAGGGATAATTATGCTTAAATGTTGTAATTAG
- a CDS encoding TetR/AcrR family transcriptional regulator, which produces MKEKILDIASKNIELYGLKKFTMDNISKDLEISKKTIYKYFKSKDELISQYFEEIIGSDKESTLELLKEKIPLDKKLYHIIYSYHKYKLPVRILDEAYKFYPEEFKKIQEFKNFKVDLVKKVLNESKKQGGIGKNINIDIVSLILENISDVFLDYKFLTNNNITMKKAMEDLMNILLNGILKEK; this is translated from the coding sequence ATGAAAGAAAAAATATTAGATATAGCCTCTAAAAATATAGAATTATATGGATTGAAAAAATTTACTATGGACAATATATCTAAGGATCTTGAAATAAGTAAAAAAACTATATACAAATATTTTAAGAGTAAGGATGAGCTAATAAGTCAATATTTTGAGGAAATAATAGGAAGTGACAAAGAAAGTACTTTAGAATTATTAAAAGAGAAAATACCTTTGGATAAAAAATTGTATCATATAATTTATTCTTATCATAAATATAAATTACCAGTAAGGATTTTAGATGAGGCTTACAAATTTTATCCTGAAGAATTTAAAAAAATTCAAGAATTTAAAAATTTTAAAGTAGATTTAGTAAAAAAAGTTTTAAATGAAAGTAAAAAACAAGGGGGAATAGGAAAAAATATAAATATAGACATAGTAAGTTTAATTTTGGAAAATATTAGTGATGTATTTCTAGATTATAAATTTTTAACTAATAATAATATTACTATGAAAAAAGCTATGGAAGATTTAATGAATATATTATTGAATGGTATTTTGAAAGAAAAGTAA
- a CDS encoding DeoR/GlpR family DNA-binding transcription regulator, whose amino-acid sequence MLTEERYEFILTELKHNSVVYVSDLTEKLNASESTIRRDLNALHKEGKLTKVHGGAIASEKGINTTDHKVIVRQNLNTNEKIQIAKYAASLIEPNDFVYLDAGTTTELMIDFIKEKEAIFVTNGIDHAKKLIQNQCRAYMLGGEIKWTTEAVIGIEAINSLKKYNFTKGFFGTNGISKERGYTTPDIREALVKEEALTRSKDAYVLADDTKFDEISSVTFADVSKATIITTKILDNKYKELTRIVEVTP is encoded by the coding sequence ATGTTAACAGAAGAGAGATACGAATTTATTCTTACAGAATTAAAACATAATTCTGTAGTTTATGTTAGTGATTTAACTGAAAAATTAAATGCGTCAGAATCTACCATTAGAAGAGATTTGAATGCACTTCATAAAGAAGGAAAGCTTACTAAAGTTCATGGAGGTGCTATAGCTTCAGAAAAGGGGATTAATACTACAGATCATAAGGTTATAGTGAGACAAAATTTAAATACTAATGAGAAGATTCAAATAGCAAAATATGCAGCTTCACTAATAGAGCCCAATGATTTTGTTTATTTAGATGCAGGTACTACTACTGAACTTATGATAGATTTTATAAAAGAAAAGGAAGCCATATTTGTAACTAATGGAATAGATCATGCTAAAAAACTTATTCAAAATCAGTGTAGAGCGTATATGTTAGGGGGAGAAATTAAATGGACAACAGAAGCTGTAATAGGCATAGAAGCCATTAATAGTTTAAAAAAATATAATTTCACAAAAGGTTTTTTTGGAACCAATGGTATATCTAAAGAAAGAGGATATACAACACCGGATATTAGAGAAGCTTTGGTTAAAGAAGAGGCGTTAACAAGATCCAAAGATGCTTATGTACTAGCTGATGATACTAAATTTGATGAAATAAGTTCTGTAACTTTTGCTGATGTTAGTAAAGCCACCATAATTACTACAAAAATTTTAGATAATAAATATAAGGAATTAACAAGAATAGTGGAGGTAACACCGTAA
- the pfkB gene encoding 1-phosphofructokinase, with translation MIYTITFNPALDYVVKVEEFKTGNLNRTSYEKIYAGGKGINVSIVLNNLGVENIALGYIAGFTGDEIERRIESFGCKTDFIRLKNGMSRINVKLKSKEESEINGTGPSIDDNALRELFNKLDFLEEGDFLVLAGSIPNTLPENIYETIMERLKEKNIKFVVDATGKLLLKVLKYKPFLIKPNHHELSELFGVEIKNKEEIICYGKRLQEMGAENVLISMAGDGAILISHKGKVIKSGVPKGVLKNSVGAGDSMVAGFISGYLKNNNLENAFKMGVAAGSASAFSEGLATKEKVEETLKQIL, from the coding sequence ATGATTTATACTATTACTTTTAATCCAGCTTTAGATTATGTAGTTAAGGTAGAGGAGTTTAAAACAGGTAATTTAAATAGAACAAGCTATGAAAAGATTTATGCAGGAGGTAAAGGTATAAATGTTTCTATAGTTTTAAATAATTTAGGGGTAGAAAATATAGCCTTAGGTTATATAGCTGGTTTTACAGGAGATGAAATAGAAAGAAGGATTGAATCTTTTGGATGCAAAACGGATTTTATTAGATTAAAAAATGGAATGTCTAGAATAAATGTAAAGTTAAAGTCAAAGGAAGAATCAGAAATTAATGGAACAGGACCTTCCATAGATGATAACGCATTAAGGGAATTATTTAATAAGCTAGATTTTTTAGAAGAAGGAGATTTTTTAGTTCTTGCAGGGAGTATTCCTAATACGCTTCCTGAAAATATATATGAAACAATAATGGAAAGACTTAAAGAAAAAAATATAAAATTTGTAGTGGATGCTACTGGAAAGCTTTTATTAAAAGTATTAAAGTATAAACCCTTTCTAATTAAACCAAATCATCATGAATTGTCAGAATTATTTGGAGTGGAAATTAAAAATAAGGAAGAAATAATTTGTTATGGTAAAAGATTACAAGAGATGGGAGCGGAAAACGTTCTTATTTCTATGGCAGGAGATGGAGCAATACTTATTTCACATAAAGGGAAAGTAATAAAAAGTGGAGTACCTAAAGGAGTTTTGAAAAATTCTGTAGGAGCTGGTGACTCTATGGTAGCAGGTTTTATATCAGGATATCTAAAAAATAATAATTTAGAGAATGCTTTCAAAATGGGAGTAGCTGCCGGTAGTGCTAGTGCATTTTCAGAAGGATTAGCTACTAAGGAAAAAGTAGAAGAGACATTAAAACAAATTTTATAA